The Effusibacillus lacus genome has a segment encoding these proteins:
- a CDS encoding tyrosine-type recombinase/integrase gives MFPKTHRKLKRSNISTERFHEGLTIIEAFQQFIRVKEIEGLAPRTLDDHRTFFRYFLEWLGQDAFIREIDITIIRDYIHYMLHEKGLSNMTINVRIRPLKAFLRFCYKEGMLEFPLHEQIKILKVEEDKIESLTIEEIKRLLDQIDTSTYVGLRDYTMICLLLETGIRINELLHMKVNHVNFRTLLIDIPAENAKSRKYRQIPITKKIARLLAELMDENTDFDTDYVFVSYEGKPFTVGHWRRKLAEYGKKAGITSKRVSPHTFRHTFALLYILNGGDPFSLQRILGHSSMYMVRKYIHMAPGDIKSQHEKYSPFSRIKI, from the coding sequence ATGTTTCCGAAAACACATCGAAAACTCAAGCGAAGCAACATTTCAACGGAGCGCTTTCATGAGGGTCTTACGATCATCGAAGCGTTCCAACAGTTCATTCGTGTTAAGGAAATTGAAGGGTTGGCTCCTCGGACACTTGACGACCACCGAACATTTTTCCGCTATTTCTTAGAGTGGTTGGGACAAGATGCTTTCATCAGAGAAATCGATATTACCATCATCCGGGACTACATCCATTACATGCTGCATGAAAAAGGGCTTTCGAACATGACGATAAATGTGCGTATTCGACCCCTTAAGGCATTTCTGCGGTTTTGTTACAAAGAAGGCATGCTGGAGTTTCCGCTTCACGAGCAAATCAAGATCTTGAAGGTCGAAGAAGACAAAATCGAATCCCTCACGATCGAGGAAATCAAACGGCTCCTCGACCAAATTGATACAAGTACATATGTTGGACTTCGTGACTATACGATGATTTGTCTGCTCCTTGAAACGGGCATACGCATCAATGAATTGCTTCATATGAAAGTCAACCATGTAAACTTTCGAACTCTTTTGATAGATATCCCCGCAGAAAATGCAAAATCCCGAAAGTATCGCCAGATTCCGATAACAAAGAAAATCGCTCGGTTGCTTGCGGAATTGATGGATGAAAACACAGATTTCGATACCGATTATGTTTTTGTTTCGTATGAAGGAAAACCCTTTACGGTGGGACATTGGAGACGGAAACTTGCAGAATACGGCAAAAAGGCGGGCATCACTTCAAAAAGGGTGTCTCCACATACCTTTCGACATACCTTTGCCCTGCTTTACATTCTGAACGGCGGTGACCCCTTTTCTCTACAACGGATCCTTGGGCACTCTTCCATGTACATGGTCAGAAAGTACATTCATATGGCTCCTGGGGATATCAAGAGTCAGCACGAAAAGTACTCCCCATTTTCAAGGATAAAAATCTAG
- the phnD gene encoding phosphate/phosphite/phosphonate ABC transporter substrate-binding protein, translating into MKRSRILVLVVTLIMSLVVAACGSASKPQDNKNGTATPPAAENKKEFLVGIIPAEAKFSGSSKEKLQQYLSEKIGQNVVVKDYPDYNGVVEALNAGKIQLAYLGPLTYVIAHHQSGAKPVVVRTTNGGKPFYYSYIITPADSKLNTLDDLVKNSKELKFAFGDINSTSGSLVPGAELRRQGVFTDRNTHKFKELAYTGSHDITAKSIQAKKYDAGAIDSAYFDKLIAKGEIKKEDYKIIWKSEELFQYPFAVNKDVSDDTVKKLQDAFVALKDKEILDAFAADGFVVTKNEDFEAIRKVAESEGRLKK; encoded by the coding sequence ATGAAACGCAGTAGAATTTTGGTACTGGTTGTTACTTTGATCATGTCACTGGTGGTGGCCGCGTGCGGCAGTGCGTCCAAGCCGCAGGATAACAAGAACGGAACGGCAACGCCGCCGGCGGCAGAGAATAAGAAAGAGTTCCTTGTGGGGATCATCCCGGCGGAAGCCAAGTTCTCCGGCAGCTCCAAGGAGAAGCTGCAGCAGTATCTGTCTGAAAAAATCGGACAAAATGTGGTGGTGAAGGATTATCCTGACTACAATGGCGTGGTGGAGGCACTGAATGCCGGAAAAATCCAGCTGGCCTATCTGGGACCGCTCACCTATGTGATTGCCCATCACCAAAGCGGTGCGAAACCGGTGGTGGTTCGTACAACCAACGGTGGAAAGCCATTCTACTACTCTTACATCATCACACCGGCTGATTCCAAGTTGAACACGCTGGATGACCTTGTCAAGAACTCTAAGGAACTGAAGTTTGCCTTCGGTGATATCAACTCCACTTCCGGTTCTCTTGTGCCTGGAGCCGAGTTGCGCAGGCAGGGTGTCTTTACGGACAGAAACACCCACAAATTCAAGGAACTGGCCTACACGGGCTCGCATGATATCACGGCTAAATCCATACAGGCCAAAAAGTATGACGCAGGAGCCATTGACTCCGCATACTTTGACAAGCTGATCGCCAAAGGCGAAATCAAGAAAGAAGACTACAAAATCATCTGGAAATCGGAGGAACTCTTCCAGTATCCGTTCGCAGTCAATAAGGACGTAAGCGACGACACTGTGAAGAAACTCCAGGACGCGTTTGTTGCGCTCAAGGATAAAGAGATTCTCGATGCGTTTGCGGCAGACGGGTTTGTGGTAACGAAGAACGAAGACTTTGAGGCGATCCGGAAAGTGGCAGAATCGGAAGGACGTCTGAAGAAGTAG
- the phnE gene encoding phosphonate ABC transporter, permease protein PhnE, which translates to MEPKHRTVRRKILFAALLLIMGWATVGVGLNPEDFLDIGKTFQFMLRFFPPDTSVLKEAIEQSVVTLQIALTGTFYALVVAFPCSFLLARNTGPKGLSGILRSIFSFVRSVPEIVWGLLFVVTVGLGPVAGVIAIFLHNIGVLGKLISELVEASDKETQEAIIAVGGNKVHTIGFAIVPEILPNVLSQYFYRLEVGIRTSLILGVIGAGGIGNMLFIDFKVFEYPAVLTEIIVIMILVLLIDAVGAWVRKKVM; encoded by the coding sequence ATGGAACCGAAGCATCGAACGGTGCGGCGAAAGATTCTGTTCGCCGCACTTCTTCTGATTATGGGCTGGGCAACGGTGGGAGTGGGACTCAACCCGGAGGATTTTTTGGATATAGGAAAAACATTTCAATTTATGCTGCGGTTCTTTCCTCCAGACACGAGTGTTCTGAAGGAGGCAATTGAGCAATCGGTTGTTACGTTGCAGATCGCCTTGACAGGGACATTCTATGCCTTGGTAGTCGCTTTCCCCTGCAGTTTTTTGCTTGCTCGTAACACGGGGCCGAAAGGACTATCCGGGATCCTGCGCAGCATTTTCAGCTTTGTGCGTTCTGTCCCGGAAATTGTCTGGGGATTGTTGTTTGTTGTCACAGTGGGACTGGGACCGGTTGCCGGTGTGATAGCCATTTTCCTTCACAATATCGGGGTGCTGGGAAAACTGATTTCGGAACTCGTGGAGGCGTCTGATAAAGAAACACAAGAAGCGATTATCGCAGTGGGCGGAAACAAAGTTCATACAATTGGATTCGCGATTGTTCCGGAAATTCTCCCCAACGTGCTTTCCCAGTATTTTTACAGGCTGGAAGTGGGAATACGGACTTCTCTGATTCTTGGCGTTATTGGTGCCGGGGGAATCGGAAACATGTTGTTTATCGATTTCAAAGTATTTGAATACCCTGCCGTCCTGACGGAAATTATTGTGATCATGATTCTGGTCTTGTTGATCGATGCTGTGGGTGCATGGGTTCGCAAGAAAGTGATGTAG
- a CDS encoding DUF2203 domain-containing protein has protein sequence MKRYFTVEEANRQLPLIEPLLLNLQNLKQEITRKNQELQTAKSLFVGLAAPDAFFAEEAGIEFLVMHANSLIAKVQEYGAEIKNVDLGLIDFYTIMDGQEACLCWKLGEPHKIQYWHGLHEGFLGRKPITRMDNPH, from the coding sequence ATGAAACGCTATTTTACGGTGGAGGAAGCCAATCGGCAATTGCCTTTGATTGAACCTCTTCTCCTCAACCTGCAAAACCTGAAACAGGAAATCACCAGAAAGAACCAGGAACTGCAAACTGCCAAATCGCTCTTCGTAGGTTTAGCCGCACCGGATGCGTTCTTTGCGGAAGAGGCGGGAATCGAGTTTCTGGTGATGCATGCCAACAGCCTGATCGCCAAAGTGCAGGAGTATGGTGCCGAAATTAAAAATGTGGACTTGGGCCTGATTGATTTTTATACCATTATGGACGGACAAGAGGCATGTCTGTGCTGGAAACTTGGAGAACCGCACAAAATTCAATACTGGCACGGATTGCATGAAGGGTTTTTGGGACGGAAACCCATAACCCGGATGGACAATCCCCACTAA
- the asnB gene encoding asparagine synthase (glutamine-hydrolyzing): MCGITGWIDWTKNLTLQKTVLEAMTAALRFRGPDAEGYYITPRAALGHRRLTVVDPVGGTQPMTRHRGDSQFTIIYNGELYNTEDLRKELIARGHSFRSHSDTEVLLTSYMEWGPECVERLNGIFAFAIWSEPQQQLFLARDRLGVKPLFYMEQIGSFLFGSELKALLAHPSVEATIDAEGLAEVFALGPSRTPGHGVYRGIKELRPGCCMMVDVHGTRIRQYWKLESRPHEEDLDATVSKLRELLIDSIERQLVSDVPIGTLLSGGLDSSVITAVAALAFQRDGLGKLDTYSIDYVDNDLHFRAHEFQPNSDAPWIKRVAEHFGTKHHSVYVDTPELVEALTTAVAARDLPGQVDVDSSLYLFASEIKKETTVVLSGECADELFGGYPWFHREDAMNSNTFPWLRKTRERASLLKPELVHYIQPEDYVTRRYEETLAEVPRLPGENPLDARRREMFYLNICWFMAQLLDRKDRMTMAAGLEGRVPYCDHRLVEYVWNIPWEMKSCDGREKGIIRRAMRGILPEDVLYRRKSPYPKTHNPAYTRAVRNWLSEILEDPASPLLQLIDEGAVRSLLQADADTTHLPWYGQLMSVPQMYAYLAQVNYWLKEYRVRIV; the protein is encoded by the coding sequence ATGTGTGGTATCACAGGCTGGATAGATTGGACTAAGAATCTGACTTTGCAGAAAACCGTATTGGAAGCAATGACTGCCGCATTGCGTTTTCGGGGTCCGGATGCGGAAGGATATTACATTACGCCCCGCGCCGCTTTGGGCCATCGCCGTTTGACTGTTGTGGATCCGGTGGGGGGCACACAGCCGATGACCAGGCACCGCGGTGATTCCCAATTCACAATTATCTATAACGGTGAATTGTACAATACGGAAGACCTCAGGAAGGAGCTGATAGCCCGCGGACATTCCTTCCGCTCCCATTCTGATACGGAGGTGCTGCTGACTTCCTATATGGAGTGGGGACCTGAATGTGTGGAACGACTGAACGGAATTTTTGCTTTTGCCATCTGGAGCGAACCGCAGCAGCAACTGTTTCTTGCCCGTGACCGGTTGGGGGTAAAACCGCTTTTTTATATGGAACAAATCGGATCCTTTCTGTTTGGGTCAGAGCTGAAAGCCTTGCTCGCCCATCCATCTGTGGAAGCAACGATAGACGCGGAAGGTTTGGCTGAGGTCTTCGCACTCGGACCTTCCCGCACACCGGGACATGGGGTCTACAGAGGAATCAAAGAGCTGCGGCCCGGCTGCTGCATGATGGTTGATGTCCATGGCACCCGTATCCGTCAGTACTGGAAACTGGAAAGCCGCCCCCATGAAGAGGATCTGGATGCCACCGTAAGCAAACTTCGAGAACTGTTGATCGACTCGATCGAGCGGCAGTTGGTATCGGATGTGCCAATTGGCACCCTGCTGTCAGGCGGGCTCGATTCAAGTGTTATCACCGCAGTGGCAGCCCTCGCTTTTCAACGGGATGGCCTGGGAAAACTGGACACTTACAGTATTGATTACGTTGACAATGACTTGCATTTCAGGGCCCATGAGTTTCAGCCCAATTCGGATGCCCCCTGGATCAAAAGAGTAGCCGAACACTTTGGCACAAAGCATCACTCCGTCTATGTCGACACTCCTGAACTGGTTGAAGCTCTTACCACAGCGGTTGCAGCCAGGGATTTACCAGGTCAGGTGGATGTGGATTCCTCCCTTTATCTGTTTGCCAGTGAAATTAAAAAAGAAACAACAGTGGTTCTGTCCGGCGAGTGCGCGGATGAATTGTTTGGGGGATATCCGTGGTTTCACAGGGAAGATGCCATGAACAGCAATACGTTCCCCTGGCTTCGCAAAACACGGGAAAGGGCCAGTCTGTTAAAGCCGGAGCTTGTGCACTATATTCAGCCGGAGGATTACGTCACCAGGAGGTATGAAGAAACACTGGCGGAAGTTCCCCGCCTGCCGGGAGAGAATCCGTTGGATGCCCGCAGGAGGGAAATGTTCTACCTCAACATCTGTTGGTTTATGGCTCAATTGCTCGATCGGAAAGACCGGATGACAATGGCTGCAGGCCTGGAGGGACGTGTTCCCTATTGTGATCACCGGCTGGTTGAATACGTCTGGAATATTCCTTGGGAAATGAAAAGCTGTGACGGCAGGGAAAAGGGGATTATCCGTCGGGCGATGAGAGGCATTCTGCCGGAAGATGTACTTTATCGGAGGAAGAGCCCTTACCCTAAAACCCATAACCCGGCTTACACAAGAGCAGTCAGAAACTGGTTGTCGGAGATTCTGGAGGATCCCGCCTCCCCTCTCCTGCAATTGATTGACGAAGGCGCAGTACGCTCACTTCTGCAAGCCGATGCGGACACCACCCACCTTCCCTGGTACGGACAACTGATGAGCGTTCCGCAAATGTACGCCTACCTGGCGCAGGTTAACTATTGGCTGAAGGAGTATAGAGTACGAATCGTATGA
- a CDS encoding alpha/beta hydrolase family protein — MIHVDKIMIRDIPVYRVQDGKASRNPVVIALHGLGKNKESLLPYAESFAGQGAAVLIPDAPRHGERASGGKGVSLNSVHKLFPILVKCLKDVGTLLEFVKSDERYDATRIGITGVSMGGAVTLGALANHPEIKTGVALLTMDSARKFARHHRWPKVMWPAASYLDSLLDRKRIPPRSLLMLNGSEDPLIPVAEVREFVAELKTMYRNNGRVEMIEYPGVGHEVVPDMVSKTSEWFANHL, encoded by the coding sequence ATGATTCATGTCGACAAAATCATGATCCGTGATATACCGGTTTACAGGGTGCAGGATGGGAAGGCGTCGCGTAACCCGGTGGTCATTGCTCTGCATGGGCTGGGGAAGAACAAGGAATCCTTGCTTCCTTATGCGGAAAGTTTTGCCGGTCAGGGAGCTGCCGTTTTGATTCCCGATGCTCCCCGGCATGGAGAACGGGCATCCGGCGGAAAGGGTGTGTCTTTGAACTCTGTGCACAAGTTGTTCCCGATTCTTGTGAAATGTCTCAAGGATGTGGGAACCCTGCTCGAATTTGTCAAAAGCGACGAGCGATATGATGCAACTCGAATCGGCATCACGGGAGTCTCAATGGGGGGAGCCGTGACCCTTGGCGCGTTGGCCAACCACCCGGAGATCAAAACGGGTGTAGCGCTGTTGACCATGGACAGTGCCAGAAAGTTTGCCCGTCATCACAGGTGGCCCAAGGTAATGTGGCCTGCTGCCTCTTATCTGGACTCGCTGTTGGACCGAAAACGCATCCCTCCCCGCTCCCTGTTGATGCTAAACGGCTCTGAGGACCCGTTGATCCCTGTTGCGGAGGTCCGTGAATTTGTTGCGGAATTGAAAACCATGTACCGGAATAACGGGCGAGTCGAAATGATCGAATACCCGGGTGTGGGGCATGAGGTGGTACCGGATATGGTTTCCAAGACAAGTGAATGGTTTGCAAACCATCTTTAG
- a CDS encoding RluA family pseudouridine synthase has translation MKKNRGWLEFTIPKELDGAFLQDILTGPMRISRRMIQKLTRSKGILYNGKPTFLKRQVKSGHVVQVATEVTTRQSLQPEQIPFPVLFEDDTILVVDKPSGINVHPIHPGQSGTLANGIAWHWQQQGLQLPVRPIHRLDRDTSGILIVGKSAYSHQHLDRQLREGQLDRVYVALVEGEPEEDTGTLKYPIGKNPRTPSKRKVREDGDPAVTHYKVLERLGPISLLELSLETGRTHQIRVHLAHFGYPVLGDRQYGKASPLIKRQALHALRLSFTHPGTGESMELEAPLPEDMQSAMERVRNL, from the coding sequence ATGAAGAAGAATCGCGGTTGGCTGGAGTTTACAATTCCGAAAGAGTTGGACGGTGCTTTTCTGCAAGATATATTGACCGGTCCTATGCGGATTTCACGGCGTATGATTCAGAAACTGACCCGCAGCAAAGGGATCCTATATAATGGGAAGCCCACCTTTTTGAAACGGCAGGTAAAATCCGGACATGTGGTCCAGGTGGCAACGGAAGTTACCACCCGTCAATCCTTGCAACCGGAGCAAATCCCCTTTCCTGTATTGTTTGAAGATGACACGATACTGGTCGTGGACAAACCGTCCGGCATCAACGTACATCCGATTCACCCGGGACAATCCGGGACTCTTGCCAATGGTATTGCATGGCATTGGCAGCAACAAGGACTGCAGTTGCCTGTGCGACCCATTCACCGGTTGGATCGGGACACATCGGGAATTCTGATTGTGGGAAAATCGGCCTATTCCCATCAGCACCTGGACCGCCAATTGCGGGAAGGACAGCTGGACAGGGTGTATGTGGCTTTGGTGGAGGGTGAACCGGAAGAGGATACGGGGACACTGAAGTACCCTATTGGAAAGAATCCTCGTACCCCCTCCAAAAGAAAAGTCAGGGAGGACGGTGATCCCGCCGTCACACATTATAAGGTCCTGGAAAGACTGGGGCCGATCAGCTTGCTTGAATTGTCTCTGGAAACCGGGAGAACTCACCAGATTCGGGTTCACCTGGCACACTTCGGGTATCCGGTGCTGGGAGACCGTCAATATGGGAAAGCCTCTCCCTTGATCAAACGACAGGCCCTCCATGCCCTTCGCTTGTCGTTTACACACCCGGGAACCGGCGAAAGCATGGAACTGGAAGCTCCATTGCCGGAAGACATGCAGTCGGCAATGGAGAGGGTTCGAAATCTTTAG
- a CDS encoding SLC13 family permease: MDQQAILAIGIFLLTYGFIISEKIHRTIVAMIGGILMVALGVVNQETAIHHIDFGTLGLLTGMMIIVTITAQTGLFKYLAILSAKKANGNPVRIFVALNLITAVASAFLDNVTTVLLMVPVTFSITRQLKVPPLPFLISQILVSNIGGTATLIGDPPNIMIGNAVEELSFMDFINNLAAVSFVILAITIAILVLIYRKQLKTTKELQESIMELNEKDELTDRSLLRKCLFVLGVTILGFFLHQALHLESATVAIAGAFLLLLLTGEHYLEEAWEKVEWSTIFFFIGLFVLVSGLIETGVIAALAKQSIDLTGGDLTATAMLILWLSAIASAFVDNIPFVATMIPMIKEMGNLGITNLEPLWWSLALGACLGGNGSLIGASANVIVAGLAAKEGQHISFLKFLWIGFPLMILSIILSSVYIYLRYLI; encoded by the coding sequence ATGGACCAACAGGCAATTTTGGCAATCGGGATTTTTTTGCTAACTTACGGCTTTATTATCAGCGAAAAAATCCATCGTACAATTGTGGCCATGATAGGCGGCATTTTAATGGTAGCGCTTGGGGTCGTGAATCAGGAAACGGCCATTCATCATATCGACTTCGGCACATTGGGATTGCTGACCGGCATGATGATTATCGTCACCATTACGGCCCAGACCGGCTTGTTCAAGTATTTGGCGATTCTTTCGGCCAAGAAAGCAAACGGAAATCCGGTCAGGATTTTTGTTGCCCTGAATCTAATCACAGCTGTTGCTTCCGCTTTTCTCGACAATGTGACAACCGTTTTACTGATGGTTCCGGTCACGTTCAGCATTACCCGGCAATTGAAGGTGCCACCCCTTCCCTTTCTGATCAGCCAGATTCTGGTGTCCAATATCGGGGGAACGGCTACCCTCATCGGGGATCCTCCCAACATCATGATCGGGAATGCCGTGGAAGAACTGTCTTTCATGGACTTTATCAACAACCTGGCGGCCGTTTCATTCGTGATTCTGGCAATAACAATCGCCATCCTGGTCTTGATCTACCGCAAACAGTTGAAAACAACAAAGGAACTGCAAGAGAGTATTATGGAACTGAACGAGAAAGATGAATTGACGGACCGGAGCTTGCTGAGAAAATGCCTTTTTGTCCTGGGGGTGACGATACTCGGATTTTTCCTGCACCAGGCTCTGCATCTGGAATCTGCCACCGTTGCGATTGCGGGGGCGTTTCTGCTGCTGCTTCTGACCGGGGAGCACTATCTGGAAGAGGCTTGGGAGAAGGTGGAATGGTCAACGATTTTCTTCTTTATCGGTTTGTTTGTCCTCGTTTCCGGCCTGATCGAGACCGGTGTAATTGCTGCACTCGCCAAACAGTCAATTGACCTTACGGGCGGCGATCTGACAGCCACCGCCATGTTGATTCTCTGGTTAAGCGCCATCGCCTCTGCGTTTGTTGACAATATCCCGTTTGTTGCCACCATGATTCCCATGATCAAAGAGATGGGCAACCTGGGAATTACCAATCTGGAACCGCTCTGGTGGAGTTTGGCTTTGGGTGCATGTCTGGGAGGCAACGGATCTCTGATCGGAGCCAGCGCCAACGTAATTGTGGCCGGACTTGCCGCAAAGGAAGGCCAACATATCTCATTTCTTAAATTTTTGTGGATCGGGTTTCCATTAATGATCTTGTCCATTATACTTTCAAGTGTATATATATATCTGCGGTATCTTATTTAA
- a CDS encoding SLC13 family permease, whose product MEQQAIIAIGIFLVTYAIIISEKIHRTIIAMAGGIAMVLFGIVDQETAIRHVDFGTLGLLTGMMIIVVITAQTGLFKFLAIWAAKKAKGDPVRILVFLGVITAVASAFLDNVTTVLLMVPVTFSITRQLRVTPIPFLITQIFASNIGGTATLIGDPPNIMIGSANKDTLTFMAFIDNLAAISFFILFVTVGILALLYRKQIQASDELKALINDLDEKDEITDVKLMKKCLLVLALTIGGFFLHQLLHIESATVALAGAFLLLLLTGEHYLEEALTKVEWTTIFFFIGLFVLVSGLVETGVIAKLARQAIDLTEGDLTLTAMLILWMSAIASAFIDNIPFVATMIPMIQEMGKMGITNLDPLWWSLALGACLGGNGTLIGASANVIVAGLAAKEGHHISFLKFLWVGFPLMILSILISSIYVYFRYLV is encoded by the coding sequence ATGGAACAACAGGCAATCATAGCAATTGGCATTTTCTTGGTAACCTATGCAATTATCATTTCGGAAAAAATTCATCGTACAATCATTGCAATGGCTGGCGGCATCGCGATGGTGTTGTTCGGGATCGTGGATCAGGAGACAGCAATTCGCCATGTTGATTTTGGCACACTGGGCTTACTGACGGGAATGATGATTATCGTTGTGATAACGGCCCAGACAGGACTGTTTAAATTCCTTGCCATCTGGGCGGCCAAGAAAGCGAAGGGCGATCCGGTCCGGATCCTTGTTTTCCTGGGTGTAATTACGGCAGTTGCCTCTGCTTTTCTTGACAATGTGACAACCGTTCTGCTGATGGTGCCCGTAACATTCAGTATTACACGGCAGTTGCGTGTAACGCCCATCCCTTTTCTGATCACACAGATTTTTGCTTCCAACATTGGAGGAACCGCAACCCTCATCGGCGACCCGCCTAACATCATGATTGGCAGCGCCAACAAGGACACATTGACGTTCATGGCGTTCATTGACAATCTGGCAGCAATCTCTTTCTTTATCCTGTTTGTGACGGTCGGTATTCTGGCCTTGTTGTACCGCAAACAAATCCAGGCATCGGACGAGCTGAAAGCTCTGATCAACGACTTGGATGAGAAGGACGAAATCACCGATGTGAAGCTGATGAAGAAATGTTTGCTTGTGTTGGCATTGACCATCGGAGGGTTCTTCCTGCACCAATTGCTCCATATCGAGTCGGCCACTGTGGCTTTGGCGGGGGCATTTCTGCTGCTCCTCCTGACAGGTGAGCACTATCTTGAAGAAGCGTTGACCAAGGTGGAATGGACAACCATCTTTTTCTTCATCGGCTTGTTTGTGTTGGTTTCCGGGCTTGTGGAAACAGGCGTCATTGCGAAGCTTGCCAGGCAGGCCATTGATCTGACGGAAGGCGACTTGACCTTAACTGCCATGCTGATCTTATGGATGAGTGCCATTGCCTCCGCATTCATCGATAACATTCCGTTTGTTGCAACCATGATCCCGATGATTCAGGAAATGGGCAAAATGGGCATCACCAACCTGGATCCCTTGTGGTGGAGTCTTGCGTTGGGAGCTTGCCTGGGAGGAAACGGCACTCTGATTGGAGCAAGCGCCAACGTAATTGTTGCCGGACTGGCCGCAAAGGAAGGACATCACATTTCTTTCCTGAAATTCTTATGGGTCGGTTTCCCGTTGATGATTCTTTCCATTCTCATTTCTAGCATTTACGTGTATTTCAGATATTTAGTCTGA
- the rpsD gene encoding 30S ribosomal protein S4: MARRTGPKHKLCRQVGYALCGLPKCPAHKRPYPPGQHGPGKRTKRSEYGIQLLEKQKLRYVYGVQEKQFRRYYEEAARRKGITGANLFELLESRLDNIVYRLGFARTLDGARQLVSHGHVTVNGRRVNIASYQVQVGDSIGLTEKGREMAPVKESLENRPILPPYLSFDEASMTGVLTRKPERTEIPVDVNETLIVEFYSR; this comes from the coding sequence ATGGCTAGACGAACAGGACCCAAACACAAACTGTGCAGGCAAGTGGGGTATGCTTTATGTGGATTGCCCAAGTGTCCGGCGCATAAACGCCCCTATCCGCCCGGACAACATGGCCCCGGAAAGCGCACCAAGCGAAGCGAATACGGAATCCAATTGCTCGAAAAACAGAAACTTCGCTATGTCTATGGGGTACAGGAAAAACAGTTCCGCCGCTACTATGAGGAAGCGGCCCGTCGCAAAGGGATTACCGGCGCCAATCTGTTTGAGTTGCTGGAATCCCGTTTGGACAACATTGTTTACCGACTGGGATTTGCACGGACTTTGGACGGGGCTCGCCAGCTCGTATCCCACGGGCATGTCACTGTGAACGGAAGAAGGGTCAACATTGCTTCCTATCAGGTTCAAGTCGGTGACTCCATCGGTCTTACGGAAAAAGGTCGTGAAATGGCCCCGGTGAAGGAGAGTCTGGAAAACCGTCCGATTTTGCCGCCCTACCTGTCCTTTGATGAAGCATCCATGACGGGAGTGTTGACCCGGAAACCGGAACGCACGGAAATTCCGGTGGATGTGAATGAAACACTGATCGTGGAATTCTATTCAAGGTAA
- a CDS encoding family 1 encapsulin nanocompartment shell protein, which translates to MTLLRAFDSDIPLRGDEMERLHAVIVEVGRRQLIGRRILEIYGPLGAGIQGVPSDRFQDVELAAVDQLGEEEGDAFGTGRRVQLTIPILYKDFIIHWRDVELARQLGTEIDFSAAAGASSVVATKEDDLIFNGNSEFGIEGLTNATGRLTHMIEDWTESGRSYTDVVQMTTKLIENGQFGPFAMVTHPALYAKMLRVHQGTNVLEIEHIRELVTAGVYQSPVLKENTGVIVSVGRQNFDLAVAEDLSVAYLGAERMNFPFRVYECLVPRIKRPAAICSFSA; encoded by the coding sequence GTGACCTTACTGAGAGCTTTTGATTCGGACATTCCGCTTCGCGGCGATGAGATGGAGCGACTGCATGCCGTCATTGTGGAGGTTGGCAGACGTCAATTGATCGGCAGAAGAATTCTTGAAATATACGGACCTTTGGGAGCGGGAATTCAAGGCGTTCCCTCGGACCGTTTTCAAGATGTGGAATTGGCGGCAGTGGACCAGTTGGGAGAAGAAGAGGGGGACGCCTTTGGAACGGGGCGTCGGGTGCAATTGACAATCCCCATTTTGTATAAAGATTTTATCATCCATTGGCGAGACGTCGAACTTGCCAGGCAACTGGGAACCGAAATTGACTTCAGTGCTGCTGCAGGTGCTTCGTCGGTGGTTGCCACGAAAGAAGACGATCTGATATTCAACGGGAATTCCGAGTTCGGTATTGAGGGGTTGACGAATGCAACAGGCAGACTGACTCACATGATCGAGGATTGGACCGAGTCTGGGCGTTCTTACACCGATGTGGTTCAAATGACCACCAAATTGATTGAAAACGGGCAGTTTGGGCCTTTTGCCATGGTAACCCATCCTGCGCTGTATGCAAAGATGCTGCGGGTACACCAAGGAACCAACGTTTTGGAGATTGAACACATTCGGGAGCTTGTAACGGCCGGAGTCTACCAGTCCCCTGTCTTGAAAGAGAACACAGGTGTGATCGTTTCTGTGGGCAGGCAAAATTTTGATTTGGCGGTGGCCGAGGATCTGTCCGTCGCTTATTTGGGTGCCGAGCGAATGAACTTCCCGTTCCGGGTATATGAATGTTTGGTGCCGCGGATCAAGCGTCCAGCCGCAATCTGTTCTTTCTCCGCCTAA